The window GTGCACAGAAATCTCACTTCATCCGTAAAACAACATTCAAATGGAATGTTGAAAGAAGCTCTGTAACTGCTACACTGCGCAGCATTATCAGCACTGAGGCATGACCCACTTACAGATCTTGTATATGAAAGTCAAACTTGGATCCCGTTTTGTCCCCATATCTTTCCCTGATGCAGTTTCTTAGCCCCTGAAACATGTTAGATTTGTAGGCTTTGATGGAAaatttaatagcaaaaaaatggttcAAGAATATGTGaagcaacaggaaaaaaagagcaACAAGACAATAATTAAAAGttcacaaatgtaattttttatgaaGTTCTATATAAGCGCCATCAAGAATGTGAGTCCATTCAGGGGCCATAGAAATCTCTCTTCATCAGGACTTAGTATAACTACACAACACTTAAATGTGATCTTTTGAAATAAGCTCTGACACAGTGCCTAGCATTTTCAGTAATAGGCAATATCTTGATCAAACTTTGGTCACATTTTGTCCCCATATTAATCCTTGACGCAGCCTCTTAGAccctgaaacgcgttggatttGCAATTTTTGATGGAAAATTAAATTAGCAGACTCATTGGTTTGGAGAtcctttcttttttgttgctTAAAGATTTCTCAAAACCCCTGGCACAGGGTGACCCATTGGAAGCAGCAGCAGTTCCAGAACCAGTAagcttgaaaaaactttttggttTGGTGCCCCCTCTTGTTGCTACAAGTCTAACTTTATGCATTATGTATTTGTGACACTCATAACAATTGATTTGCTGCTTCCAATCATTTTCTGGAACTTTATTCTTTCAGTAACATTTTGTTATccaaattttagtttagtttgttcccatgtaaaaaacaaatgagcattgCTTTAGCCAATAGCATTTTTCCCCAAGTTTGGAAATTGGAAGTGGGCATCTGATTGGCCATAGGCAGACTGTGCAGGACCTCACaaaattcaaaatgcaaaaaaaaaaaaaaaaaatcaggaaaggcTTCAATTGCAATTAATAAGAACAATAGGCGAGGAGGAAATAAAAGCTGAAGCAGGAAGAAGCGAGTAATAGTAATATGTCTGGGCAGTAAGAAAACACAATGATAGGATCATGTGACTCCAGTACAACGCAGACGTGGATCAGTGCCACCGGCCCGGCTCACTGTTGTTCTTCAGCCTCTCTCTGAAGGTTAAATCAATAATGCAGTTTCCTACATAGACGGGGCCCAGCCAGGCCGAGGTGCTAATTAACTTCAATGCTTTTCTTAGGACTTCGCCAAGAAATTTAAACAGagggcttaaagtggaactccagataAAGTTTCTTTGCTAGTTTTAGAGGGAAAAGTTAGAATCTCTGACGGTTTTTTATTCATGACACAGAAACAATAGGAAATATAGAAACTGACATTGCAAGCCCCTACCTCTGAAAATAGAGTTTGCCCAGGTGCAATGCCATGCATTTAACCACTCCCATTCCTAGCCCTAAGCTAACCAAAAGCAAAACGTAGCACCACCTGGAGGTGGGGTACTAATTTGCTCGACCAGTTTAGCTGCCCCCATGTATAATAAAGCTGCATCTTCCCCTTTCTTCCTCTGTATACAGAGAAAGAGGTAAGTCATGGCTAATACACCATGCTCCCCTGCATTACTCTGCATTGGGAAATGGGGACCAGCAACTTTATACAGTACAACCTTATAAAGTATGTGGAGGGACACCAAACTAGGCTGACTTGTCATCAATATTTTCAAGTTCCCTTCCCATGCGTAGGCCAATCAAGGAATCAGACTCGGCCCTCACTTTACCAGCTCCCATTTCCTTACTTTTTATTAGataattttttgttgcttttttgataaaagaccaaaaaaaacacaaaaaaaagcaaacaaacaaaaacaaaaaacagaactgAACCGTATTTCATCTTCTTAAACAGTCAGAAAGTACAATACCAATCGGTAATCTCAGTAATATATTATCCTTAATACTGTATTAAAGTATCTGTTGATGTTcctgaaatatttaataaagatttgtgaTTCAACTGTTGTGTGTTAAAGAATGTTGTGTGTCTTTGCACTTTTAGGTTTGTTTGGGTGATTTCTAGGCTCCTGattcagtttattatttgctttatttgtccTTTATATGGGCTGGTATGGATTTGATTCAGCACTTGTTCACATAAGGAGGCTGGGAGGTGGTTAACTAGCACCAAATACAGCAAATGCTTAACCAACCCTCACTTGTTTTCATAATGAAAATGGGAGCATTTCTGTCCATAGGTAAGCACTTGCCCTGGGATAACGCTTATGTGGGAAGCACTTGGTCCTGGGGTAAGCTAAGGTTAGGTAAACACTTGCTCCTAGGGTAAGCTTGCACTGGGTAAGCATGTGGCCCTAGGGTAAGCTAGGGTTTGGGCTAGGAAATGTGGCCCTAGGGTAAGCAAGGATTGGGCATACACTTGCCCCTAGGGTAAGGTAAGGTTGGGTAGGCACTGGTTTCCTAGGGTAAGCTAGGGTTGGGTATGTACTTACCCCTAAGGTAGGCATGTGTGGGTAAGTGCTTGTCCCTAGGGTAAGCTTGGGTATGGTAAGCACTTGTCCTTAGGGTAAGCTTGGGTTTGGTAAGCATTGGTCCCTAGGGTAAGCTGGGTAGGTACTTGCGTCTATGGTATGTTAGGGTTTGGTAGACACTTGGTCTTACAGTAACCTTGCATTGGATAAGCAAGTGACTCTTGTTAAGTTAAGCTTGCATAGGGTAGGCACCAAACCCCCAGGGTAGGTTGGGGTTGGGCAAGAGCTTGCCCCCAGGTCTAGTGAGGGTTATGACAGTGTATTACAGGGAGGCTCAGCACCTGCAATCTGCCCTGTGTGAACGAGCACTTAGGGGTAACAGAGAAGCCCTGACACGGCAGTGTGGCTTCCATAAAAATGTGTCAATGTATGGAACCAATACCCtcattgaaaacaaattgttAAAACAAAGTTGTGTTTTTGCTGGGTTGGAGGTGTGCTGGGAAATTTTTGTACTGTGTATGAATAGCCCTTCCTGTGTGCACTTTAAAAGGCTCTGAGCAGCCGCCATATTTGTTTTTGAAGTTCAAGGATTATCCTCTAATTGCATACTGTGCATTATAATGATCAATCAAATAAATGGCTACCAAAGCCTGATGATCCTCTCTTGTGATCGGTGTCATCAAGgggcaaatccaacattttgtAGCCACCAGAACATAACAGAAGGAAATCTCCCCATCTTGGGGTGTGTACCATGGGTGtgaaaggggaggggggtagTTTCAGGTGGACAGACCCTTCCAGAAATGGACTAACACATgttctgtgtaaataaagataaatcacaaggagtgagtgttgtcactctaggacaggaaaGAAGTGTGTAACTCCGTCCAGGGGTCACAAGATTATTTGTACGAGCCAGTTCTGAACCTTTACAGTACGCCATTCTCTGTTCTATTCCTAGAGATAATTTAGCTATATGGAGCAAATATTTCATTGCCAAATTCAACCCCGGTGGGTTGCCCAAGATTTTCATCTAAGTAATGGTTTTCCAGGACTCCATGTTCTACACATTGTTGATGTAATAGTGAACATGCGATAATGAGATTTTGACTTTGTGTGAATTTGCCCCTGGGGTACATGAAATGTTAAGCCATTGTTATGATTAGGTCCACGTGGCCAACTGGCCGCCTTCACACCTCTCCATTGTGCACATAAATTTTGTGTTTTCACCCCGAGCCTGAGCCAGAATAAATCAGTGTGAATTATCTTGGAATGCGGGGAGTTGTGTAATGTGGCCACGTTCCATACACTCCCCCCCCATAATAAGTAGAGGGTGATACAATGAATTGGCAAGGCACCCGCAGGCCAAAACAAATACCTAACAAATGTTAGGAACTAACAGCAGTTATATTTGTTCTGGCCGAGGCTACAGCGCCtggacaacaaaaaatatttttacaaattgcaTATTaattataaaggtaaaatatgagCACAGTGCAGACCCCCAAAACCCCCCTCCCACCTGTGGCAGACCTTTGTCAACCCTCATCCCTGTGACATGCCAGACCTCCATTACCCCCCAGTGACAGACTTCCATAACTTCCCTTCAGTTTGAGACCTTCACCCCCTTTCCCCTCAGTGACAGGCCCCCGTTACCCCCCTTCCCCTCAGTGACGGGCCCGTTACCCCCTTCCTCTCAGTGATGGGCCTCcgttacccccctcccccccctcagTGACAGCACTCCATATTCCCCTCCCTTCAGTGACAGACCACTAAGCAATGGACTGTACTAAGCAAATGGTCTGTACTTAGTGATCCAGTACATCCAAGCATATTACTAATATAATTGTTTGTGACTGAAGTCAAAGGATGATCATGACACCTTTACCCAATGCACAAATATGTGTAAAACATTGGGTGTCTGAGCCAATACTCGCAATGTACCCACCAAACTGATCATCAGAGTGGGACTTCATACTGTGACTCCATAGGCACCAGAAATTAAAGTCAGAGtctggaaaataaataatttatttataaaaggaatcCTCGGTTTTCCTATAAAACATCTGAATGtagaaattattttgtatcaCACAAATACATCTTATAGAAAATACCTGGACACAACAAAAGCATTGGCTGGTTGGTAGCCCTCTGTGTGATAGATTAGCGGGTCCGGAGAGGTTTGGCGTATACAGGCTCTAGAAGGTAGTACAACAGAGACAAGAAAGCAGTGGCCAGGAAAATGACGCTCATGACAGACAGCAGGACGTAGCGGCCGATGAAGAACGTGTCCACAATCTGTACCGGGTACAGAACATATATGGTAAATATCAGAAGTAACTGtgcaaacaaaatacattttactgagaAGATTTTGGGCTTGCTTCTGCATTGCTGAAAGCTCGGATCAGACTGTGACTTACCTGCAGCACGGGAAAATATTTGATTGGCTGCCAGGTGTTTTATATTAGCACAGCATTGTATAAAGCAAGACACCTGGTCATTCAGCAATCTGCACCCAGATTTTTATGTTGACAGAAATTCTGACCCTTTTCCCATTTGTCCCCcactgaaataattttttaccaCTTCCGGTCCAGACAGGAAATCTCTGCAATTTCTCTGGGAACACCAACCACTATAATATATATCTCTATACAGATGCCAGATATTCATCACTTTGGGGAGTCCATCTTGTGTCCTTACAGGGGTCCCAGAATGTCATTTAGCAATCTGCCATGCTGGGAAACTCAATGAACTAATGAGGAGGATATAATAGAGCACCATTTGTAAGCAGCCAGTCTTTACTGGAACCTTATTTTCTCATGTAAAGCAATCACAAAGAGTGATACTAATTGAGCATTTGTATGAAGCTTAAAGCTTAcctgaactcaacatttttactggAAAGACGGCAGTTCAATCCGCTGGGTGTATGTGCACATCATACAATAgaatagcagtgttctccccaggcccttttagttgggtgcaccacccagcatttttcagcaagcactcggctgtttttgggtggttactgaagagctgggtcacaatatagaggctgccacccacctacaatttgttCCCACTCTGCTTAAAAAATTTTCTGCGTTGGTCCCTGGACGAGAGTGCAAAGAGCTGGCTCAGAAGTGACAGCAGCCTTGCAGTTGGTCCCTATACACCCCTCGTCCTGCTACCACCACTCTACTTCAGGCttaggataaaaaatgtttttgaacagCAGCCaaataaaagatcttttttttttttgttctgctggcGGACATGAAATAAAGTGTAATATCATAAAAGATGGTCAGACCAATCCTCCGCCATGGACCGGCCCCCAGGGAGCTGCCAAACATGCTGCACAACAAGAAAGGTCAGGATGATGCACCCGCATGAAAGGCTGACCTTGGCTTCCTGACTGAACGAGTCTCTCGTGGACGGCATGTTTGTCCGCACTAGGCGCTTCGTTTTTTTAATTAGCCAATTAGTGGGCTTTCGGCGTGTAAAGCTCGAGTCATGTATTATGGATAGAACATTGAGCTGTGCGGTACGGAGGATGGAAAGGGAGACGCAGGCACAAATCTTATAATTAGTTCTCCGAGAAGAACTGGCATAGCTAGGTAAATCAGAGGACCGCTGTCTACATTGCAGCCATTCCGGATACGATGACCTAGTATGTAGAAGATGGGGGGATGCGTGGGGTCTGTGTGCATTCCCAGAACAGGCTCTGCCACTGTACCAACAATCCAGAATGCCCTAATAATGTGAGAGTTCTGTATTGCACCGCATAAAGGCTGAACTCAATGAACTTCAGATACAGAAACTCATCTTACAGCAAatctaaacctaagaaaaaaaaatatactttactgCACATTTATTAGACAGGGCTTGTCTAATTAAATATAATGGACTCTGTCATGTCTAATGATAAAAAATCATTgttagttgaaaaaaaagacataagtccattgagttcaaccactggggaaataaacatatcccagataaaaccctatagacatagttgatcaagaggaaggcaaaaaaaactctataaacttcccctggttcaatttgctccaacagggaaaataattcctttctgatcttgtgaggcaatcggatggtccatggatcagcagtctctgttatctttactttaaagccttaatccccagttatattctgtgcttctagaaatcatccagctttttataaagcaatctatagtagttgctgaaactatttcctgagggagctgattccacattttcacagaccttacagtgaagaatcccttccttatccggagcttaaacttcttttcctccagacgcaaagatcCCCCCACTGCAATGGCtataaaatgaatcattttgaAATGAGTGAATGGCTGCAATGTTTTAGTAACCAGCCCAGGCTTGAGATAAAGTTTTCTATGATCTCTATgctaatttatatatttctttcatttccaAGACAGGTTCACAATTTTGTCTATGAGCTGTCAGTTCCTTGGATCAGCCTGTTTGGGCATTAGGTAGCGATGTAGACAACCAATCAAACAATACGACCCCTCTTTTTATCGAAGACCCGCCCACAATCCTCCGGACAAGATACCTGAAACTCCTTTTCTGGAGTGGACGTCTCACTCGCTCGTGGAAAGAAGACCAGAATAAGAGTGACGATCAACGCCAGGAGGAAAAACACAACGTTCAGCAATCTAAGATAATGGGAAAAACATTCACATAATGCTGAATGCTGGATTCATGTTATCATTGCAATACTTCTCtcaaataacaaaatgaaatgcACTTCTGGTCTATTAATAAAAGTCTGTTTATCttatatctatataaatgatGGCCAACCTACAGCTCACTGGTAAATATTGTGCAGCCCCATCAGCCAGAAGTTGCTGATCATCCCAGCTTAGATTCTTCCTCAGGATATATATTCATTAGGATGGCTTCTGCTagttactttttgtgtttttttttacttcttgtacATTGTAGAGAAATGAGAAGTGGGATGTCAAATTTAGAGGacatttgatattattattattaataataatattaataaacaggtttttttttttatagcgccagcatattacacagtactgtactataaataggggtttcaaatgacagacgaatacacaCAGTGACTCAGggggaggagagtaccctgcccagaggagcttacaatctaagaggtgggggaagtatcacacattaggagggggatatgtagagTTGGGAAagagtgagggtttaagagacagaaaaagatgggcaggcaagtttgaaaaaatgggttttgagtgctcttttaaatgattagaaagtaggagcaagacgaataggtcttgaatttgattctaaggtgaaatggaagccaatgagaactacaaagagaagcagcagaggaggagtggtgggaaggatggatatcATGCAGCACAGTTTCTCCTGGGGAGGGATTACAGGGCCTGGATAGGAACATGAATGTATAGCTGTGTATTTGCAGCTCTTTGTTTGGGATCCGGGGAAGAGTGTCCTGAAAGAAAATATTGGGCGCCAGGCACCCCTCGCTTTCTCCAGGCAACAAACTAGTGATGGCTCTGAAGCACCTGACTACTGATAATTAAAGGAAGCAGACCTTTGAATCAGGGAAAGTTGCAGGCAGGAGGCTAAACTTTGTGTTACGCTGTACAAATATTGCTGAGAAAGTAATAAATGTCCCCATGCTGGCAGTCTATGACCATGTAAAGAGATTCTGGTCTGCAATCAGATTTTCATAGCCTTTGGTAGGTGAGGTGAAAAAGGTGAAGAAGGGTTTTGTGTCCATCTGTGTACACTTGTCATTAAACTGTCCagccttgtgtgtgtgtgtgtgtgtgtgtgtgtatatgtatgtatatatatatatatatatatatatatatataaatacacacacacatcccaaggaaaaaaaattatatttttatatatatatacacatatatatatttattatttatacactgGTACCATGGCACACAAGGCTGGACAGGTATAAGAAGCTCTCTAATAACAGAAGTACACAGATGGCCACAAAACCCTTCTTCACTTCACCTACAGAAGGGTACGAAAATCTGATTTCAGACCAGAATCTTATTTACAAAAGAGCACTGCAGTGTTTTATGTCCATCAATAAGTTCATAAGGATTCAATAGACCAGGGATGCTCTTACCGTGTTGTACCAGATGTGCGGGACAGCAGCACACACAACAGTAGGGTGACGATCCAGATAACGGAGATAACAAACACTCCTGTGCCCACACCAAGGATCGTTGTCGCCATTCTgcagaaaggaaataaatatacagagttttgttattattatatatatatatatatatatatatatatatatatatatatatatatatctatcatgGATACTGTACATGAAGTACTCATACAATGTAATATAAGTTTATGTCTATAGGCTGAATGTGCCATGTACAAAGATATGGAAACATCATTCAGTGCTGGTCCGCACCACCCCAATCCTCACAGACCGCACTACAACCAGGACTTTGGCTGGAAATAATGCATGGTTAAATAAACGTGGCTCTTTTACTGCATGGGGTCAGAATGGAACATTCCAAAGTTTCCAGCACCTTGCTAGGAGCTCTGTGGTCCTGCCACACACCAAGGAATTGGAGCTTTTTCTGCTTGGAAAAACCAAGCTTGGCATAAAGGAACCCGGCTCTCGGTGAGAGAACAGGCGGCAATTAATGATCTCCTTGGTCTTTGATCTCTGGCTCACATGCTGCATTCTTGTTCTGGGTTGATGATGAAGCCAGAAAATCAACTTGACAGCCAGGTGACCAGCATCTCCTGAAGGCAGGCTGTAGTGGCAGGATATGTATTTGTCCTGGCATGGGTTCCTCTTCTGTCTAGAGCTACAACCTTTAGGGCTATTCAGATTATGGGTTGTGATAATAATTGTGTTCTAATGTATTGCACTATTAGTTGATTTATGAACCCAGCAACCTCATAATACCCCTCCGACGGATCTATGAACCCAACATCCTCATAATACCCCCTCTGGCTGATGTACAAATCCAGCACCCTCAAAATACCCCCTCCGGCTTGTCTATGAACCTAACAGCCTCATAATACCTCCTCTTGTCTATGCATGAACCCAGCACCCTAATAATACCCCCTCTGACCAATCTATGAACCCAGCACCCTCCTAATACC of the Pyxicephalus adspersus chromosome 11, UCB_Pads_2.0, whole genome shotgun sequence genome contains:
- the TMEM218 gene encoding transmembrane protein 218 isoform X1, with product MQHVSQRSKTKEIINCRLFSHREPGSFMPSLVFPSRKSSNSLVCGRTTELLARMATTILGVGTGVFVISVIWIVTLLLCVLLSRTSGTTRLLNVVFFLLALIVTLILVFFPRASETSTPEKEFQIVDTFFIGRYVLLSVMSVIFLATAFLSLLYYLLEPVYAKPLRTR
- the TMEM218 gene encoding transmembrane protein 218 isoform X2 codes for the protein MATTILGVGTGVFVISVIWIVTLLLCVLLSRTSGTTRLLNVVFFLLALIVTLILVFFPRASETSTPEKEFQIVDTFFIGRYVLLSVMSVIFLATAFLSLLYYLLEPVYAKPLRTR